From Ochotona princeps isolate mOchPri1 chromosome X, mOchPri1.hap1, whole genome shotgun sequence, one genomic window encodes:
- the DUSP9 gene encoding dual specificity protein phosphatase 9 isoform X1 — protein sequence MLGAPAPADRRTRSPAPMEGLGRSCLWLRQELAPSRPGLLLLDCRSRELYEAARIGGALSVALPALLLRRLRRGSLSVRALLPGSQPQPQPPAPVLLYDQTGGRRRRGEADAEAEEWEADSVLGILLQKLREEGYLAYYLQGGFSRFQAECPQLCESSLGSPGGSSTATLRSPAPVVGLGALCLTSDCSETEPERDSLTCGLDSDGSTPPPLGLLRAFPVQILPNLYLGCARDSANLESLARLGIRYILNVTPNLPNLFEKNGDFHYKQIPISDHWSQNLSQFFPEAIAFIDEALSQNCGVLVHCLAGVSRSVTVTVAYLMQKLHLSLNDAYDLVKRKKSNISPNFNFMGQLLDLERSLRLQERRSQAVGSGGHESTTSDPPSFFTTPTSDGVFELDPT from the exons ATGCTGGGAGCACCAG CGCCCGCCGACCGACGTACAAGAAGCCCCGCGCCCATGGAGGGCCTAGGCCGTTCCTGCCTTTGGCTGCGCCAGGAGCTGGCGCCCTCGCGgccggggctgctgctgctggactgccGCAGCCGCGAGCTGTACGAAGCGGCTCGCATCGGCGGAGCGCTCAGCGTGGCCCTGCCCGCGCTCCTGCTGCGCCGCCTGCGCAGGGGCAGCCTGTCGGTGCGCGCGCTGCTGCCCGGGtcgcagccgcagccgcagccgccGGCCCCGGTGCTCCTCTACGACCAGACCGGGGGCCGGCGCCGGCGCGGGGAAGCCGACGCTGAGGCGGAAGAGTGGGAAGCCGACTCGGTGCTGGGCATCCTGCTCCAGAAGCTGCGAGAGGAAGGCTACCTGGCTTACTACCTACAGG GTGGCTTCAGCAGATTTCAGGCCGAGTGTCCACAGCTGTGTGAGAGTAGCCTTGGCAGCCCCGGAGGCTCCAGCACAGCTACGCTGCGCAGCCCGGCGCCCGTGGTGGGGCTGGGCGCCCTGTGCCTCACCTCCGACTGCTCCGAGACAGAGCCTGAGCGCGACTCCCTGACCTGTGGCCTGGACTCGGACGGTAGCACGCCCCCGCCGCTGGGCTTGCTACGCGCCTTTCCTGTGCAGATCCTGCCCAACCTCTACCTAGGCTGTGCCCGTGATTCAGCCAACTTGGAGAGCTTGGCCAGGCTGGGCATCCGCTACATCCTCAATGTCACCCCCAACCTCCCCAATCTGTTCGAGAAGAATGGGGACTTTCACTACAAGCAGATCCCCATTTCTGACCACTGGAGCCAGAATCTATCGCAGTTCTTTCCAGAGGCCATTGCTTTCATTG ACGAAGCCTTGTCCCAGAACTGTGGTGTGCTCGTCCACTGCCTGGCAGGAGTCAGCCGCTCCGTCACTGTCACCGTGGCCTACCTCATGCAGAAGCTGCACCTGTCACTCAACGACGCCTACGACCTGGTCAAGAGAAAGAAGTCTAACATCTCACCCAACTTCAACTTCATGGGGCAGCTGCTAGACTTGGAGCGCAGCCTGCGGCTGCAGGAGAGGCGCTCCCAGGCAGTGGGCAGCGGGGGGCATGAGTCTACCACCTCTGACCCGCCCTCCTTCTTCACCACCCCCACCAGTGATGGGGTCTTTGAGCTGGACCCCACATAA
- the DUSP9 gene encoding dual specificity protein phosphatase 9 isoform X2: MEGLGRSCLWLRQELAPSRPGLLLLDCRSRELYEAARIGGALSVALPALLLRRLRRGSLSVRALLPGSQPQPQPPAPVLLYDQTGGRRRRGEADAEAEEWEADSVLGILLQKLREEGYLAYYLQGGFSRFQAECPQLCESSLGSPGGSSTATLRSPAPVVGLGALCLTSDCSETEPERDSLTCGLDSDGSTPPPLGLLRAFPVQILPNLYLGCARDSANLESLARLGIRYILNVTPNLPNLFEKNGDFHYKQIPISDHWSQNLSQFFPEAIAFIDEALSQNCGVLVHCLAGVSRSVTVTVAYLMQKLHLSLNDAYDLVKRKKSNISPNFNFMGQLLDLERSLRLQERRSQAVGSGGHESTTSDPPSFFTTPTSDGVFELDPT; the protein is encoded by the exons ATGGAGGGCCTAGGCCGTTCCTGCCTTTGGCTGCGCCAGGAGCTGGCGCCCTCGCGgccggggctgctgctgctggactgccGCAGCCGCGAGCTGTACGAAGCGGCTCGCATCGGCGGAGCGCTCAGCGTGGCCCTGCCCGCGCTCCTGCTGCGCCGCCTGCGCAGGGGCAGCCTGTCGGTGCGCGCGCTGCTGCCCGGGtcgcagccgcagccgcagccgccGGCCCCGGTGCTCCTCTACGACCAGACCGGGGGCCGGCGCCGGCGCGGGGAAGCCGACGCTGAGGCGGAAGAGTGGGAAGCCGACTCGGTGCTGGGCATCCTGCTCCAGAAGCTGCGAGAGGAAGGCTACCTGGCTTACTACCTACAGG GTGGCTTCAGCAGATTTCAGGCCGAGTGTCCACAGCTGTGTGAGAGTAGCCTTGGCAGCCCCGGAGGCTCCAGCACAGCTACGCTGCGCAGCCCGGCGCCCGTGGTGGGGCTGGGCGCCCTGTGCCTCACCTCCGACTGCTCCGAGACAGAGCCTGAGCGCGACTCCCTGACCTGTGGCCTGGACTCGGACGGTAGCACGCCCCCGCCGCTGGGCTTGCTACGCGCCTTTCCTGTGCAGATCCTGCCCAACCTCTACCTAGGCTGTGCCCGTGATTCAGCCAACTTGGAGAGCTTGGCCAGGCTGGGCATCCGCTACATCCTCAATGTCACCCCCAACCTCCCCAATCTGTTCGAGAAGAATGGGGACTTTCACTACAAGCAGATCCCCATTTCTGACCACTGGAGCCAGAATCTATCGCAGTTCTTTCCAGAGGCCATTGCTTTCATTG ACGAAGCCTTGTCCCAGAACTGTGGTGTGCTCGTCCACTGCCTGGCAGGAGTCAGCCGCTCCGTCACTGTCACCGTGGCCTACCTCATGCAGAAGCTGCACCTGTCACTCAACGACGCCTACGACCTGGTCAAGAGAAAGAAGTCTAACATCTCACCCAACTTCAACTTCATGGGGCAGCTGCTAGACTTGGAGCGCAGCCTGCGGCTGCAGGAGAGGCGCTCCCAGGCAGTGGGCAGCGGGGGGCATGAGTCTACCACCTCTGACCCGCCCTCCTTCTTCACCACCCCCACCAGTGATGGGGTCTTTGAGCTGGACCCCACATAA